GGTTGCTCTTAGcgtaataataaaaagaaaataacaatCTCTTAACAATCTCACAATGACAGCAATAATGTGTCAATGTGAGATttgtgaagctcaatcgacagcattcgtggcataatgttgattaccaccaaaaataatatcgcctcgtccttccttttctttaaaaaagcaaaaatgaagatagcagtgaggcacttacaatggaagtgaatggggccaatgttttggagtgtttaaacgcagaaatgtgaagcttataattttataaaagcacttactgtaattcttcttttaaaacttgtgtattatttaaacttgtgtttattggacatgtaaagctgtttaaatcatcatttttagagttgttttagggtttgatgacattacatcgtcatggcaatgaagctgtaaaattggctataactttactcagaaaaggttagttagagattttatcagactaaaatcatgttaatacacatattgtttatgtcttgtggctatacctttgaaacggtgagtatttttaacatttatggaatgggctcattcacttcaattgtcAGTGCCGCACTGGGACCCAGTGGAAGGGTAAGTTGAAACTAATTTTTGTGccaatcagtattatgccacgattgagcttaacttgtattgatcctggaAAATTACTTTAAAGAAAATTAACAGGTCAGATAGAAAATCCGCTCTATGTATTGTACTGTAAGCTCATCATAAAACAATACTTAACTGCTTCCACATTTCCAACACAGCACACTTGCAGTTtagacagctttattaattataatgggagtggtAAAATAGTAAAATAAGTGAAAGACCTATAGAAAGTGTCAGTTGTATAAAGAGGATGTTGAGGTcagaaagaaaaaatattagAGCCCTACGAAAAAAGCATGGTGGTgttaacatggtaataccatggtattgaatGATTATTCTCATGTCATGATATTTTCATGGtaataaaaatgcactaaaatagcaccaattcaagtaacattaaacgtttccgaaagtctaagtgggagtttgactaattgaaagaacttgtccccacataggttgcatattcattgcaatgggtatCAAATCTCTgaaactctcatcctccataatattaatccgctggtagactgtggctatccgctttgttacagcaatcgtgaagctgcgttcatgattcacgtcaaaGCGTCAATGCCGGTGTTGTGCGCCGCTTtgtactccacatgaaaagcgcttgcaaacaaaaacgtctcattctgcattttggtgatagccATTTTTTCTCCTTTCGCCCCTACTGAAATCTGTGCCCGCCACTGCTTTATCAAATAGCTTTAGTGAAAATATTGACAATCATTTTATTTGgtacattatttaatgtataaaataaGAATTCTTTAGGTTGTGTACAAACCTTGTGCATGTGTTTTTCTCCTGTAGGTATATATGTTTGTGCAGAATGTGGACATGAGTTGTTCTCCAGCAGGACTAAATATGAGCATTCATCACCCTGGCCAGCCTTCACAGAAACCATCCATGAGAACAGTGTGTCTAAACATGAGGAGAGACGGGGCGCTTATAAGGTGCAAGTTGGAGTCACTTGCGGTCCAGTTAATTTTAGGAAGTTCTTGGGTCATAAAAGGCTCATTCAAATTTGGAGGAAGATTAAACTATTTAAACTGTAAACTGTGTATCATGTTTTGCAGGTTAAATGTGGTAAGTGTGGGAATGGTCTTGGCCACGAGTTTGTGAATGACGGACCCAAACACGGCACTTCACGCTACTGAATATTCAGTAGCTCTCTGAAGTTCATTCCTAAAGGTATGCATTTAACAAAGACACATAAAGTACTCAGTTTTTTATCAAATACATATAATAAACTGTGTATACTCAGTATGTGGTTTCCTACTATCTCAGCGTCTGTTTCCTCCCTGTTTTCTCTTTTGCAGTCAAGAATGAACAACAGTAGAGCAAGATGTTGGATAAGAGTGTGAGGATGTGTCAGTAAGAGTGTATGGAGAAGCTCAGATGTGTTCGTCATGTGGGTGGTGAATGAAATGCTCTGGTGAAAAGCCCACAGAGGGATGTTCAGAGTGATGATGTATTAACAACCACATGGAAAAAATTAAAAAGCTTTCTCCCATAAAACTGCTACTACCAGTCAATGCGCACATATGCTTTTCCATCTATGCACAAAATCTTTTAAACTATGCGCaaggtccatttaaaaaaaaatctcatttaacCTGTTATAGATCAATAGACACTGTTTAAAGTGTCAATTATTACTTGTTAACTTTAGAATCACGTGCTATTTTAACCATTTCTGCAGTACGGCAAAATACTTTTGGCCATTGAGAAACTATTTTTGGCagaaaatatttatgagattttatttgcaacatttacatCTTGAAATAATTTATGTATTAATGTGTTTAGAACAATACCAAAGGTTTTGTCTTGGAAATCATTGCTCTTTATGCAGTTTGTGTGCTCTTTAAATGCAAGCTACAAAGAATTCAATCAATAAGCTTGTCTTGCCTGTAAACTgttgcatttttcttttgttACTCACTGACAGAATTTTAGAGGCTGATAAAAGACTGAAGTCCTATTTCAAGATCTACTAAAAAATGACTTTGTAGGTAAATGGTTTGTGTCAATGAATATGTAATGTACTTTTTGACACTTTGAACCTACAAAGTGCATTCACAGTTTCTGTAGAGGTCGCTGTCAGTAAAAAGTAACCTGTACAAGGattttttatgaattattaaaggaatagttcacccaaaaatgcaaattctctcatcatttactcatcctcatgccttcccagaggtttatgtctttcttttcttctgctgaacacaaatgaagattttcagaagactatttcagctctgtaggtccatacaatgcaagtgaatggtgaccagaactttgaagctccaaaagcacataaaggtagcataaaagtaatccataagactccagtggttaaatctatatcttcagaagcgatatgatagctgtgtgtgagaaacagataaatatttaagccctttttttactataaatctccactttcacattcttcttcttttattttaggcgattcacattcttcatgcatatcgccacctactggacagggagcagaatgtattgtaaaaaaggacttaaatattgatctgtttctcacccacacctatcatatcactaaaAATGACAAACGCCTTATTACAAAGTAATAATATCTACTAATATTTTAGGCCTATATCTTTAAACTCAAACTGTAAAAACTACATTCAGGAGCACAAACTTTGCATTAATGCAACATAACATTATTCTGGTGTTTTCGTAAACTTATGTTGTATCTTAGAAGACATTTGAGAAAGTGCAGTCACATGCAGATTTTCCAACATAATCTATAACGAGCTGTTTTCAATGTTTTCCAGTATGACTGCTGTACCTTTTGTCAATAATCTACTTTATCTATTACAAACTTTTGTGTATAGAGACAGGGTTGCTTTGATTAAGGTACGTTTAGGCCAGACTTGTGGGCAAAAATATATAATGTTacggtaacacattacaataaggtttcgtTTGTTAACagtaacaacattagttaacatgaactaacaatgaacaacttttACTGCATTAATTAAGTTTAAAtcatgttaatttaaacatatactaatacattttttaaaccaaaagttgtatttgttaacatttgttaatgcactatgttacgatgaacaattgtatttttgttaactaaCATTACAAAAGATTATTAAATtgagtgttttatatatatatataaaacactcaAAAGTTATTCTCTTTCCACATTAAACTCTTTTATTTAGACATTAGATACACTGGCACCCATTCCGGAGATTCTAAAATCGTCGTACAAACTTTGTTATTCCTTGTCATACATTATATTTGCATTCTGAGCTAATAAACCTGAGATCAGTATTTGCAATGGCTGTGCTTTCCAGCATGTGCAGACACAAGAATGTAAATTCTGGGTAAAATCAACTTTGTCTATCAACTTTGAAAGTCATGGTGATGATGTCATCAATCCCAATCTGAAGTTCATCATGCTCCTGGACACTTGACACTCCTTTGGGGGTCCCGGTGAGAATAAGATCACCTTCTTCCAACGATATAATCTCACTGATGTAGTTTATGAGGTATGGAATGGAGAAGATCATCTGTGATGTGCTCCCATTCTGTCTCATGATGTTGTTCACCTTCAACCACAGATTGATGCTCCCTGGGTCTGGAATCTTCTCCTTGGGAATAAAGTCACTAATGGGACATGAGGTGTTGAACGCTTTGGCCAGGGTCCACGGAAGACCTTTGGACTTGCATTCCTCCTGAATGTCCCGAGCTGTCATGTCCAAGCACAAGACATATCCAGCCACATGGTCCATGGCTGAAGATTGGGGAATAGCAGTTCCTCCTTTACCAATGACCACGCCAAGCTCAACTTCATGGTGGAGATTGCTGGAGTAAAAGGGAACCAGAATGGGAGACCCTTCCCTGATGTAAGCAGAAGGGGGTTTCAGGAAGAGAACAGGTTTGGTGGGAATGACGTTTTTGAGCTCGATGGCATGGTCTGCGTAGTTTCTTCCAACACAGATGATCTTCCTTCCCCATTCCCAGAAACGAGCAATATTCCTTGCGCTCATTTTGGAGTCCGACACCTGCAGGACCTGCAACCGGAATTAAAATGACCTTCGATTGCTTCACAACAGAGTTGTTGCAGTAATGTTAATGCAGTTAATGCAGTAATTCTGAATATCTCGAACTAATAAAAACTTAAATGTGTCTGAAGCTACTAAATTTGCCTAGACTAGCATACAATTCACTGTCATTAGGTCCAGAAAGCATTATTGCTTTTACTTTTATAGCAGGTCGTCACGTGAAATTCACAAAGCCCAAGAGCGAAATCGAAAATCCTACTATGGCGAAGGCTAGTTTATGAATATTAATGATTTTCAAGTACTTTATTGTCATGATTGTGTTTATATTATTGCCAAAGCATGAGAACCCACAACAAAAGCAGtgacaagaaaacaaacaaataaataaataataaataataataatacaaataacagTAACGAGTAACagtaatattaaaatgaaaaatacaaataaatataataattataataataatacaaattacagTAACgagtaacaataaaataaaaaacaaataatacaaataataataatacatattacagTAACGagtaacattaacattaaaataaaataaaaacaaataaataaataataacaacaatactaATACAAATAACAGTTACAAGTAacagtaacatttaaaataaaaaatatataataataataataacagttaaGAGTAGGCCTGACAATACAATTAAAATTAActaatgtgtaaaaataaaaacaataaaaatatacaataaaacatttaaataaacattaaatatatatatatatatatatatatatatatatatatatatatatatatatatatatatatatatatattgacatacacgtatatatatatatatatatatatataaaacacgaagactgatatatatatatatatatatatatatatattgacatacacgtatatatatatatatatatatatatatataaaacacgaagactgatatatatatatatatatattgacatacacgtatatatatatatatatatatatatatataaaacacgaagactgatatatatatatatatatatatatcagtcagAAAGAAATCTGTGCTGTTGAATATTAATGACATTTTGCTGACGTTACTTGATTAATCGTCCAATGGCGACGTCTTGCTCCTGATTATGTATTAGATTATTCTGACCTTGCTTGTTTGCCATCCAATGACGAAGACGCGGCTCATTAATATTAAACACAATCCTGCGCCATAGTAGGATTCGTCCATTCGCAACCAAAAGCCTCAAACACAGCGTCGAATACCACGCGCCCGACACTCCCCCCTATCGGATTGGTCAAACGAGGGGTCAAAGTTAAAAAGTTGCACTTTAAACCACACTTTCTACTTCCTCCTTATGCTGGTGTAATATCTCAGACAGCTGAAGTCGTGATATGTGGTTCAGGTCATTGGTGGCGAGTGCGTGCACTCTCGGTGTTCTCGGAGCTGTCTCGCAGAAATTCGGTATGTTTACATAAAGATCTTCATTTTTGCATATGCACAATGGCTTATTTATCGAAGTGAAACCATCAGCCAGCGCTGTCATACAACCCTTTTCTTTATGCATAGACTATGTTTTGGTCTGGGATAAGAGTTGTTAGAAACCAGCGTTAGTTTATGTAAGCAGACTTGTTGACATACACGTTATCAAGTATGGCATGTTGCATGCATTTAATGCATATAACCGTGACCATATGACATAATAGTAAGCGTAAATGCAACACTTGAAATATCGTGCAGTAAGAGTGATGCCattgtttactgtaaaaagtTGCAAAAACACGTGTCAAAGGTTTCTTGATACACAGTTGCAATTTCACTATGACGTCAAATTCGTTCGTTTGGTGCATTGTAGTGTAATTATGCCATGTTTAATGTGTTACAATATTGCATTAGATGCAACATACAAAACATTGACCAGCAACCAAGCATTTAGCTTAAAAGATATGAGATAAATTCAGAAAACAATATAGAATATAGCACCAAATGTTGTCTTGTTCACTGGTAATATCTAAAAACACACTCTAGTGGGCACCATTTCACCCCATACAGATGTCTAAtttatggccatatatgaacaaataAGTTATTATATATGGgaatatatgtacatatttaaattccACTATGATTTaggaaaatatatgttacatatttGAAATTGGCCATTGGTGTagtgtttttaaaatatgtattgcaTGCATGTACATGTATAAAAAGTGACAAGTTAAAATCATATATGAACAAGCAtaataaatgtgttttacatatattgccttacagtgcatccggaaagtattcacagtgcttcactttttccacattttgttatgttacagccttattccaaaatggattaaattcattattttcctcaaaattctacaaacaataccccataatgacaacgtgaaagaagtttgtttgaaatctttgcaaatttattagaaataaaaaacgaaaaaaaatcacacgtacataagtattcacagcctttgccatgacactcaaaattgagctcaggtgcatcctgtttccactgatcatccttgaggtgtttctacaacttgattggagtccacctgtggtaaattcagtagattggacatgatttggaaaggcacacacctgtctatataaggtcccacagttaacagtgcatgtcagagcacaaaccaagccatgaagtccaaggaattgtctgtagacctccgagacaggattgtatcgaggcacagatctggagaagggtacaaaaaaatttctgcagcattgaaggtcccaatgagcacagtggcctccatcatccttaaatggaagaagtttggaaccaccaggactcttcctagagctggccgcctggccaaactgagtgatcgggggagaagggccttagtcagggaggtgaccaagaacccgatggtcactctgacagagctccagcgtttctctgtggagagaggagaaccttccagaagaacaaccatctctgcagcactccaccaatcaggcctgtatggtagagtggccagacggaagccactcctcagtaaaagccacatgacagcccacctggagtttgccaataggcacctgaaggactctcagaccatgagaaacaaagattgaactctttggcctgaatggcaagcgtcatgtctggaggaaaccaggcgccgctcatcacctggccaataccatccctacagtgaagcatggtggtggcagcatcatgctgtggggatgtttttcagcggcaggaattgggagactagtcaggatcgagggaaagatgaatgcagcaatgtacagagacatccttgatgaaaacctgctccagagcgctctggacctcagactggggtgaaggttcatcttccaacaggacaacgaccctaagcacacagccaagataacaaaggagtggctacgggacaactctgtgaatgttcttgagtggcccagtcagagcccagacttgaacccgattgaacatctctggagagatctgaaaatggctatgcaccgacgctccccatccaatctgatggagcttgagaggtcctgcaaagaagaatgggagaaactgtccaaaaataggtgtgccaagcttgtagcatcattctcaaaaagacttgaggctgtaattggtgccaaaggtgcttcaacaaagtattgagcaaaggctgggaatacttatgtacatgtgatttttttttgttttttatttttaataaatttgcaaagatttcaaacaaacttctttcacgttgtcattatggggtattgtttgtagaattttgaggaaaataatgaatttaatcaattttggaataaggctgtaacataacaaaatgtggaaaaagtgaagcgctgtgaatactttacggatgcactgtatatcagatttctgtatgctAATGGTTCCAAAACGAATACAAATAATGATCATGTTGCCACTAAAACATGTAGAACAGGCAAAATGTTAGTTTCCACCGAAATActgtagttactacagttattgttaacATAATAACACATCAAAATGGGATATCCTCACACAATGTACAACATTTTAGAATCTTTTAAATAGTACTGGCTAATACCAAGTTATAACACCCTGCTGGAAAATGGATAACTAGCTTAACCAGGTCCCCATTAGCTTAGACAAGGTGCTATTCTAGCTGATCAACCTCCTAAACCAGGTTATTACCAAGCTATGACCAGGTAATAATAAAAAGACCAGCTTGAAACCATGTAAAACCAAGTGGATTTTCCTGCAGGCCAGTTTTATTGCTGTAAGAATAATTGTAGtaactacacttaaaaaaaagaagaaaaaaaaaagttttgctgcttgttcaatttacttaattaaaatgaaccaaagcaacacaattcttgaCCATTTAGTCACAACTTGaaattttatggtgttttatccATTTCAGtttgtaaaatgtaagtttacttaatccatttgagttgggactacatgcaTACTTTTAGTAGTGTTAATGATGacactgggcaggggatttccatttcccagatGCTTTGAATGGGACTccatagggagagtaaatgttgaaattaagtttcATGTTTGttgtgttgagatttagaaga
This portion of the Myxocyprinus asiaticus isolate MX2 ecotype Aquarium Trade chromosome 14, UBuf_Myxa_2, whole genome shotgun sequence genome encodes:
- the LOC127451887 gene encoding acylpyruvase FAHD1, mitochondrial-like; the protein is MSARNIARFWEWGRKIICVGRNYADHAIELKNVIPTKPVLFLKPPSAYIREGSPILVPFYSSNLHHEVELGVVIGKGGTAIPQSSAMDHVAGYVLCLDMTARDIQEECKSKGLPWTLAKAFNTSCPISDFIPKEKIPDPGSINLWLKVNNIMRQNGSTSQMIFSIPYLINYISEIISLEEGDLILTGTPKGVSSVQEHDELQIGIDDIITMTFKVDRQS